GTCCAGGCGTGGTAGCCGCATTGCAGGCTCCGGGCGTTGCCGCGGCCCTTCAGGACCTCGTGGCGGCGATGGCGGCAGACGTTCACGAAGCCGGCCAGGCCCTTCTCGTTGCGCACGACGGCAACCGGCACGCGGCCCGCATAGCCGGTGATGTAATCGCCGACCGCGTTCAACTGCGACAGCGGTCCGACATAGTTCCAGCTCTTGCGGAAGACGTGCGCGATTTCGCGTTCGGTGATGGCGGGATCGGTGTACCAGGATGCCGGCAGGGACTCCCCGCGGTCGAGGGCGGCGAGCAGGGGGCGGGAGTTATCGGCCATGTTCGTCATCATTCGAACATAGCGGCCCTCAACGTCGAAATTGCGGCCGAGATGGCGGCATGGCCGACCATCAGGAGAAACACAGTCCATACGGCGGTAATCACGGTCATGATCCATCCCAGAATGGCCATCACGCCGTCATCTTCGATCAGGGCGAAACAGAAGAAGAGAATCGCCCAGGCCGGGAAGAGATTGTCGAACGGAATGGGCAACGCGAGGATCACCACGTTGGCCGTCCAGGCGAACAGCAGCAGCCGTCGCGGCAGGCCGTTGACCCATCCCTCGCGCCGCGCGTGGACGGTGTTCTCGAGCCAGCGGATGAAGCGCCGGGCCTTGCCGAGGAAATCCTGCAGCTTGCCGCGCGGCAGGCCGCGCCTGCCGATCGCGCGCGGCAGCGACGGCACGGGTCTTCCGGCGAAGTATTGCGCCAGGAGATAGAGCATCGGCACGCCGGTGATCGTGGACAGCCAGGGAATGCCGGTCGGGACGACGTTGGCGACGTTCACCGCCAGGATCGCGAAGGCATAGGAGCGGCCTTCGAGTCCCGCGAGGAACTCGTCCAGCGAGAGGACGGACCGCCGATCTCCCGCGAACAGCCTATCGAGCGTGTCGAGAAGGCCGAAATTGTCCTTCATCCACCCTTCCGCGCAACCAGGCGGCGGGCCAGCACGAGATGCGGCTTGTCCAGCATCTTGCCGTCCATGGTGAGGACGCCGGCGCCGGGATTGCCCTCGAAGGTGGCGATGACGCGGTTGGCCCAGTCGATCTCGGCCTCGCTCGGCGTGAAGACCTCGTGGATGATCGCGACCTGGTCGGGATGGATGGCGATCTTGCCACCATAGCCCATGCGGCGCGCATCGCGCGCCTCGGCCCGCAGGCCTTCGACGTTCTTTATGTCGGGATAGACCGTGTCGTAGGCGGTGACGCCGGCGGCCACCGAGGCCATCAGGTTGACGGTGCGGGCCAGCTTGAACGTGTCGTCGTAGACGCCTGGAGAGGGGCCCTTCGCCAGCGCGCCGAGATCGGCCATCAGATCCTCGCCGCCCCAGGAATGGCCGATCAGGCGGGCATGTCTGGCGGGCGCCGCCGTCAGCGCGAGGATCGCCGCCGCGCTCTCCGTCGCGATGGTGAGGATGCGCGTCGCGCCGCGTTCGATGCCCTCGCGTGCCTCCAGCGCATCGAGATAGTTCGACATCAGGTCGAGATCGGCCTGGCCGACGCATTTCGGGAACACGATGCCGTCGGGCTTGCCCTGCATGGTAGTGGCGAGGTCGCCGAGCGTGAGGCCGGTGTCGAGCGCGTTGACGCGGACGTAGAGCTTCGGCCCGGCCCGGTCGGCGCTCTTCAGGTAGGCCAGCGCCATGTCGCGCGCGATCATCTTGCGATCGGTGGCGACGGAATCCTCGAGATCGAGGATCAGCCCGTCGGGACCGGAGGAGGGGCCCCTGGCGAGCTTGCGCTCGGAATCGGCGGGGACGAACAGGAAGGAACGCATCGGACTTCAGCTCCTGGGCTTCTTGCGCATCAGCGCCTGGCGGGTGCATTCGGCGACGATCTCGCCGCGCTGGTTGATCGCGGCGTGGGCGAACTCGACGATTCCGGCATCGGGCCGCGACTTGCTCTCGCGCAGGCTCACCACGCGGGTCCGCACCCGCAGCGTGTCGCCGTGGAAGACGGGCTTGGGGAAACGCACGTCGGTCATGCCGAGATTGGCGATGGTGGTGCCGAGCGTGGTGTCGTTCACCGTGATGCCGATCATCAGTCCGAGCGTGAACAGGCTGTTCACGATGCGCTGGCCGAACTCGGTCTTCGAGGCGAACTCCTCGTCGAGGTGCAGCGG
This DNA window, taken from Reyranella humidisoli, encodes the following:
- a CDS encoding exopolysaccharide biosynthesis protein yields the protein MKDNFGLLDTLDRLFAGDRRSVLSLDEFLAGLEGRSYAFAILAVNVANVVPTGIPWLSTITGVPMLYLLAQYFAGRPVPSLPRAIGRRGLPRGKLQDFLGKARRFIRWLENTVHARREGWVNGLPRRLLLFAWTANVVILALPIPFDNLFPAWAILFFCFALIEDDGVMAILGWIMTVITAVWTVFLLMVGHAAISAAISTLRAAMFE
- a CDS encoding HpcH/HpaI aldolase/citrate lyase family protein — protein: MRSFLFVPADSERKLARGPSSGPDGLILDLEDSVATDRKMIARDMALAYLKSADRAGPKLYVRVNALDTGLTLGDLATTMQGKPDGIVFPKCVGQADLDLMSNYLDALEAREGIERGATRILTIATESAAAILALTAAPARHARLIGHSWGGEDLMADLGALAKGPSPGVYDDTFKLARTVNLMASVAAGVTAYDTVYPDIKNVEGLRAEARDARRMGYGGKIAIHPDQVAIIHEVFTPSEAEIDWANRVIATFEGNPGAGVLTMDGKMLDKPHLVLARRLVARKGG
- a CDS encoding MaoC family dehydratase, with the protein product MAGLYYEDFTVGRVFEHEWTRTVTEMDNVLFSSLTMNVQPLHLDEEFASKTEFGQRIVNSLFTLGLMIGITVNDTTLGTTIANLGMTDVRFPKPVFHGDTLRVRTRVVSLRESKSRPDAGIVEFAHAAINQRGEIVAECTRQALMRKKPRS